In the Hirundo rustica isolate bHirRus1 chromosome 2, bHirRus1.pri.v3, whole genome shotgun sequence genome, CCTGAAACTACAGATCATTTACTGCAGTGTCAAAATGCACAACAGTCATTCCGCCTGGTATTCACTTGGAGCAGAAGGCATCATTGGGGAATTTCTGTCACCATGAAGAAAATCAGGAACTGACAGGAAGCAGGGGTTTTGTATAACCAGACCTGAAACAGACTTCAGTGTCATTGCACAGATAAATCAACCAACTGCCTCAATATCTGATGCTACCTTAagctacagcagcagctccttcattTTTCCTGCCCCATCCATTTCTTCTGTCTTATGTTACACCACTCTATGAGAACTACCACATGTTCTTAATCCACTTGATTGGTAAAATAAGAGATCATGCATAAATTCTATAAAAAAGGaatacctttatttttctttttaaagagaccgtttttttttcattaccaAGTGAAAACTTTACAATGTAAAGTATTTCTCTTCAGTAttgttttaatataaaaactTAAATCACTTACTCTGGTCTTACTGTTCCTACAGTAAATCTTGTGGCACTGCAGGACCCGGGTATCTTCAGCCTCACTCTAGTATCTTATCATAAGttcatgacttttttttattttttttaaataaaaccatttcTGTGGCCACTCACCATCAACGAAACATCCctaccaccaaaacaaaaataatgcatCTTTGTTAGACCAAAAGAGACTAAACTCTAACAGCACTATTACAGTGAGAAgctttgttaaaataaaagtattttgaaagttaGACACAACTTTAAAATTGTACAAAGACAACAAGCACTCAAATTACACAAAGTAGCAGTGAGTACAGTGTGAATGCAACAACAGTGAGCCTTGCCTCTctttatatgtaaatataaacaGAGATTATCCTTGCCAAacttccagcttttttttttattcccctgaAAACCAGCTCATCATGCTGCAAAACCTAACAGGGAGCATCTCACTCTTCAGTTCAACAGAGCTGCTAAACGGGGCCCTGGTTAAAACCACCTTTCTATCATGAGAATATCCCATACTTTGCAGaacaatttctttctctgttgaaAAACAGATTTCCCTTTCATTATTCTGAATGCTTCACCTTCCCATGGGACCTGCCAAATTACAGGCTTcaaaatgattaaaaattttgaagcTTGCTCATGTCTTTTCAAGAACATGCAAGCTGAAACCGTCATGGTGTGTCCGTGTAAGGAATCACACAACAGAGAATGCTCCCGTTTGTATTTTACTCTTTGCAAGTATGGTTTCAAGAAAAACACTTGGGAGTGATTTTAGCTAATTTGGCTAAATTAGTTTTAAGTATTggtcagagaagaaaatatttcttctttttttttttttttttttctattacatTTAGGGTTCAGATATATTCCTAAAACCACCAGGCAGAAAGTATCCCATAGAGCTTGTCCCTACATTTGGATGTAAAGTGAAAAGCGGACATTTTTACCATCCTCCCTTTACTTCTGAGAGTTTTCTTCTTTACAGGAAATACATTCTTGCACAAGAAATTAAACCCCCATGGTGTCTGTTCAAACAAATCCATCACAGCCTCAAAACTAGGGTTTAATTATTCCTTAGGTTTAGATAGATGAGAAAACTTCTGCTGTAAATCTTCCCTGAGATCAACAGCAATTAAAAGGAAGTTGTGTTTTATCCAACTGCAGCCATACCGGCAAAATTATGTTCTGAATTTGAGTGTTTGCAGGACTCTGTTTCATGACAGAATGCAACCACTTACTtatattttctctaaaaatgtCTTGATGATTTGGGTTATGTTCATGATCCTAAACTTACTCATTCTTTCTAGATTGCCTGGAAGTGCTTTATTTCTCATAGTTTTACTCCACTGTTAATGTTTGTTGCAATGGATCGATGTCTTGATTTTTAAGACAGCAGTGTCCTGCAAATTCAATTCATTACACTTgccaatttttttatttttatgtaaaactGTAACTTTGAAAgcaacttgattttttttttctttttcagttatGCAAGAGCCTCTTTAATGTTCCCATGAAGCATTTCAAAATGTCTGTCAGTCAAGAGAAGAACATACAGCATCTAATCCTATATAAAACTGTTATGGGGTGCAGCCCGGAAAATACCATTTCAGCAAAAACTGAGTGAACTAGCTCAGATTCCTACCTTTTGACTATCCCATTTCTCtagctgcttttgttttctctgtgtccCATTATTCTCCATTTGCTTCAATTCTAACAGCGTTGCTGAGGTTtcaaaaaagattaaaaattaaagcgAGGATGTTGTTTCACTGTAAGGAAACGGCAGCtataagaaaatacttttaattctTGTCAGGACAGAAAAGGCTATTGGCAGTTTACCTTTCACTTGGCTTCAGATTTATTTAACAGTTCTAGCCCAAGGCAGCTAAGGATTTAAGCTAAACCCAAGCTTGTGCAATAAAAAATGGTATTTAGGAAGGCATATCTTGATCTCTAGGATTAGATTAAAAAGTTGCTACTGTTATTTCTGTCTGAAGTCCTAGACCAGCCATGGGCTGAGCACCCCTGGACTGATGCACACGGGTAAGAAACCTGCTTTTTAGCTTTGTCCATTTATTCCAGCAGGCTTCATAGGAGGACACGGAACACAAGTGCATTTCTGCAGACTAATTGCACAAAAAATCCAGTTGTTACTAAGCATGTAAGTCTCTCTCAGCCCAGCAAAGGAGACTGCTCTAGATACAGCTGGGGAAATAGCTCCAAACCCAAAATAATCTggttattttgtctcttttcagcAATTCCTTGGCATTGCTGTAAATACTGCTGCGAAACtctgctggggagaggaagcCGGACAACTGGCTCCACCCTTGGGAGTTAAAGCATCCTTATACCACCGTACCCATGCCGAGGGAGGATTCCTGTGCTCCCAGGAGATGCTTGGCACCTCTCTGAACCCAGAGCATCTCCAGGAGATGTAGAGCAGGCAGAGGTCAGTTGTACTCCAGCACTTTGCACAGTACTCCCTCACTTCATTTAAACCCTTTATAGAATACTTGTGTCAGGTGAACTATTTGGCATCATCATTTGGAACGGCTTAGTAACAGACTGGATTTTGCAGAGAGTAACGTTACTGAAATTCTTCAGTTTCCCGTTCTGCTTTTTGCCAGTCCAATAGATGTGGCCATGGCAGAGTAAGAAATACAGCCCCAGGTCTGTAATTCCAGTATAAATTCAGGGTGTATGTGCCTTCCTACTTGTGTTTACAAGCACCAAAGAGCCTTTGCAGTAACTgctttaaaaactattttaatcaCTTCACCTCCCTTGACTGAAAGGCTGCTGACAAGGCCAGAGGTGTAGAGGACCGTCAGGGAAAGATGGAGCAGCCTCTTCTCCTGTACACAATGAGAAaaccttcccagctcctcagtTTAGTGCCTCTGCCATCCCCCATCTAGATTTAGCTTAGTCCTGCTAGTAGGGAAAAGGCATTAATCTTCTCTGCTAAGAACTTGGTCCAGCATAAGTTTCACTTGAAAGCAGCTGCACTGCAAACCACACTCAGTTACTGGTTTGTCTACTCAGCTTTCAGATACTGGCACCGAAATGGAAGGGGACATGGGAAACCAAGACAAAGGAACAGTGATTTTAGAAAAGCAGATATGGCAAACCTGCAGAACTCCCAGCCTTATGAGAACAGTGGAGTTCAGAGGTCAGTACGAGACACTGGCAGGTTAAGCTGGATAATGAATACATCCACAGTTGCACCaaacagcaaaagagaaagttctagaagaaaaatgtttcccGTTTCAAATCGTAAACCAAGCTTGAATAGAAAGTTGCAGTAGTCCTCCCCCAACAGAGCAGTGATATTTTAACTAACCATCCTAGGGCTTCTTGTATTTCAAAGGTGCAGCACCTCTTCTTGGTCACTCAGGGACAGGATACTGGACAAAGCAATccactgccaccagcagcaaTCCCTACCACGCCATCTTCTCAGATGCACCGTGGAGCGCGGTCTTCCATTCAAGTGCCTTTTTCTCAGTCCCAGTTACAGCTGGACTGAACAGAGGTCAGGTGTACGCCAGGGATGCTCCCTACATTCCTCAGGAGCTCTACATCCATGTAGCTCTGAAGCGCACAGCAGGGTTAGCAACAATCTGTGGCACACCGCTAAGTTCAGGAGCAGATTGTCATTTCTACAAGAATACAAAATAGCTTGTAAAATCAATATGTAACACTGTATATATgcatgaatataaaaataaaccacaccATCAATATGTAAAACTTCACAACAAGGACGAAAACAGTTCTCTTCTCAACGGTCTTCAGTGTTGATGAGCTGGTTCTCGTTGTCGTAGCCGTCGGGCAGATACgctttcctcagctgctccgACTTGGGTATGGAGCTGCCGTTCTTAACGTAGCGGGACAGGAAGGCTCGCACCGAGGGGTGGTCAGCCTTCTCCAGGGGGATATTGGCTTCCAGGCACATTTTCACAAAGTCCTGGATCACgctgcttttctctgtctgGGCAGCGCTGTTGCACTGCAGGGAGGCAGTCAGAGTCCTCTGCTTCTTCCTGACGTTCTGCTCCTCAAACTCCGCCTTCCTCTTGGTGTGCGTTTTGGACTTGAGGTGGTCGTTGATGGCGGACTTGCGGACGTGGTTGAGCACCACGTTGCAGGAGGTGCAGAAGAGCTTCCCCCCGTCCTCGTGCAGCTCGCTGCCGAACTCGGTCACGCGGTCCTGCGGGGTCACGTACAGAGCGGTCTTGGAGCGGTTCCGTGACGGCGCCGACTTCACCCCGAACCGTTCCATCGCTGCCTCCGGccgggca is a window encoding:
- the CGGBP1 gene encoding CGG triplet repeat-binding protein 1, coding for MERFGVKSAPSRNRSKTALYVTPQDRVTEFGSELHEDGGKLFCTSCNVVLNHVRKSAINDHLKSKTHTKRKAEFEEQNVRKKQRTLTASLQCNSAAQTEKSSVIQDFVKMCLEANIPLEKADHPSVRAFLSRYVKNGSSIPKSEQLRKAYLPDGYDNENQLINTEDR